One segment of Spiroplasma cantharicola DNA contains the following:
- the ispG gene encoding flavodoxin-dependent (E)-4-hydroxy-3-methylbut-2-enyl-diphosphate synthase, translated as MINRINTRKVMVGNIEIGGNNNVVIQSMTTSKTHNVKETLKQINSLYKEGCQIVRVAVLGIDDANALKEIVDNSPVPIVADIHFNYKFALIAADAGCAKIRINPGNIGIEENTIAVVEKCKEKQIPIRIGVNSGSLPKKMVAKYGWTAKAMVESLREHIEILEKYDFKNIIYSLKATDPLMAIEAYELASENWNYPAHLGITEAGSLLNGAIKSSFGLGYLLQRGIGSTIRISLSEDPVEEIKVAKRLLNSLGLFENMVEVIACPTCGRLEFALREVVKEVEEFVEELQFPLKVAILGCVVNGPGEASQADIGIAGGNKGGIIFKKGKIFKTVQQDMLVPELKELIMEYYEEWKKMQ; from the coding sequence ATGATAAATAGAATTAATACACGTAAAGTTATGGTTGGCAATATTGAAATTGGGGGCAATAATAATGTTGTTATTCAATCAATGACAACTTCAAAAACTCATAATGTTAAAGAAACTTTAAAACAAATAAATTCTCTTTATAAAGAAGGATGCCAAATAGTGCGTGTTGCTGTTTTAGGTATTGATGATGCCAATGCGCTTAAAGAAATTGTTGATAATTCTCCTGTTCCAATTGTTGCAGATATACATTTCAATTATAAATTTGCTCTAATAGCAGCAGATGCTGGATGTGCTAAAATAAGAATCAATCCTGGTAATATTGGTATTGAAGAAAACACAATTGCAGTTGTTGAAAAATGTAAAGAAAAGCAAATACCAATAAGAATTGGAGTTAATTCAGGAAGTTTGCCCAAAAAAATGGTTGCTAAATATGGGTGAACTGCAAAAGCAATGGTTGAATCTCTTAGAGAACATATTGAAATATTAGAAAAATATGATTTTAAAAATATAATTTATTCTCTTAAAGCAACTGACCCATTAATGGCAATTGAAGCCTATGAACTAGCTAGTGAAAATTGAAACTATCCTGCTCACTTAGGTATAACTGAGGCTGGTAGTTTATTAAATGGAGCTATAAAATCTAGTTTTGGTCTTGGTTATCTTTTACAAAGAGGAATTGGTAGCACAATTAGAATTAGTTTAAGTGAAGATCCCGTTGAAGAAATTAAAGTGGCTAAGAGACTATTAAACTCACTAGGTCTTTTTGAAAATATGGTCGAAGTAATAGCTTGTCCTACTTGTGGAAGATTAGAATTTGCTCTAAGAGAAGTTGTTAAAGAAGTTGAAGAATTTGTAGAAGAACTTCAATTCCCCCTAAAAGTAGCTATTCTTGGTTGTGTTGTAAACGGCCCAGGAGAAGCAAGTCAAGCAGATATTGGTATTGCTGGTGGTAATAAGGGTGGAATTATATTTAAAAAAGGAAAAATATTTAAAACCGTACAACAAGATATGTTAGTTCCAGAATTAAAGGAATTGATTATGGAATACTATGAGGAATGAAAAAAGATGCAATAG
- a CDS encoding pseudouridine synthase: MMEERLQKIIATRGYCSRRQAERLIEQGRVKVNGTVIREMGSKFDTNVKIDINNKNLDENKEKVYYLFNKPRLVLTTMHDPKDRKTVAEFFKDSKLRVYPVGRLDYDVSGALIMTNDGEFANFVMHPKYEFRKTYQALCKGKVHKYQIKKLVDGVIIDDDYKTKAIQARMLKYDEEYDESVIELTIAEGRKHHVKKMLVAADIYLRKLKRTQIEFLTIDDLPIGKFRELKSHEIKQFYGIYNSLKVKRGK; this comes from the coding sequence ATAATGGAAGAAAGATTGCAAAAAATAATAGCAACTAGGGGATATTGTTCAAGAAGACAAGCAGAAAGACTAATTGAACAAGGTAGAGTAAAAGTTAATGGAACTGTTATCAGAGAAATGGGTTCAAAATTTGATACTAATGTAAAAATTGATATTAATAATAAAAATTTAGATGAAAATAAAGAGAAGGTTTACTATTTATTTAATAAGCCAAGATTAGTGTTAACAACAATGCATGATCCAAAGGATAGAAAGACTGTAGCAGAGTTTTTTAAAGATTCAAAATTAAGAGTATATCCTGTGGGAAGACTTGACTATGATGTTTCTGGAGCATTAATTATGACAAATGATGGAGAATTTGCAAACTTTGTAATGCATCCCAAATATGAATTTAGAAAAACATATCAAGCGTTATGTAAGGGAAAAGTTCATAAGTATCAAATCAAAAAACTTGTAGATGGTGTTATTATTGATGATGATTATAAAACAAAAGCAATCCAAGCAAGAATGTTGAAATATGATGAGGAATATGATGAATCTGTAATTGAATTAACAATTGCAGAAGGAAGAAAACATCACGTAAAGAAAATGTTAGTTGCTGCAGATATTTATTTAAGAAAATTAAAAAGAACTCAAATAGAGTTTTTAACAATTGATGATTTACCAATAGGTAAGTTTAGAGAACTAAAATCACACGAGATTAAACAATTTTATGGAATTTATAATTCATTAAAGGTTAAGAGAGGTAAATAA
- the frr gene encoding ribosome recycling factor translates to MSHEIIDITEMSMQETIESFKEYLLKIRTGRANASMLNSVMVDFYGTPTPLNQTSQVSSPEPQQLVIKPYDKGQVAAVVAGINKADLGLNPIAEADLVRINIPPLTEEIRKDLVKKMLKELETFKVRIRNARRDANEKIKKDSSSPEDVKKDLENQVQKHTDKFIEMLDKLSKDKENDLMKI, encoded by the coding sequence ATGTCACATGAAATAATTGATATTACTGAAATGAGTATGCAAGAAACAATTGAAAGTTTCAAAGAATATTTACTAAAAATTAGAACTGGAAGAGCAAATGCAAGTATGCTAAATAGTGTTATGGTTGATTTTTATGGAACTCCAACTCCATTAAACCAAACATCACAAGTATCTTCTCCTGAACCTCAACAGTTAGTTATTAAACCTTATGATAAAGGTCAAGTAGCAGCGGTTGTTGCAGGGATTAATAAAGCAGATTTAGGTTTAAATCCTATTGCTGAAGCAGATTTAGTAAGAATTAATATACCACCTTTAACTGAAGAAATTAGAAAAGATTTAGTTAAAAAAATGTTAAAGGAGCTTGAAACTTTTAAGGTGAGAATTAGAAATGCAAGAAGAGATGCAAATGAAAAAATTAAAAAAGATAGTTCATCACCTGAAGATGTTAAAAAAGATTTAGAAAATCAAGTTCAAAAACATACTGATAAGTTTATTGAAATGTTAGATAAATTGTCTAAAGATAAAGAAAATGATTTAATGAAAATTTAA
- a CDS encoding aldose epimerase family protein gives MNRIFNSEIEVIFEVNPFEIKSIKKSNIEIIYQQSSNWQKNWPILFPICGNLNGNLEHNGKLLKLERHGFFKEIKSWKIIEHSQSKITLEYISKEDFYEIYPFKFKMTIELYLDKNNFFLNIIIKNLESEEMFFSIGHHPGFKFLNRSNLQIEKPILFSDKFENGLILNLEKDIKIKEFTNQSLDFSDSKSYITDDYNNQDININSGEIKFKIKTNDFKDLVLWRENNSCDFICVEHWNGLPDRVKRISNELKDKPEILTLKTDEQKEFLLNIEF, from the coding sequence ATGAATAGGATTTTTAATAGTGAAATTGAAGTTATATTTGAAGTTAATCCTTTTGAAATAAAAAGTATTAAAAAATCAAATATAGAAATAATATATCAACAAAGTTCAAATTGACAAAAAAACTGACCAATTTTATTTCCTATATGTGGAAACTTAAATGGAAATTTAGAACATAATGGTAAATTACTTAAACTTGAAAGACATGGTTTTTTCAAAGAAATAAAAAGTTGAAAAATTATAGAACACTCTCAAAGTAAAATTACTCTTGAATATATCTCAAAAGAGGATTTTTATGAAATTTATCCATTTAAGTTTAAAATGACAATTGAATTATATTTAGATAAAAATAATTTCTTTTTAAATATAATTATAAAAAATTTAGAATCAGAAGAAATGTTTTTTTCTATAGGTCATCATCCAGGTTTCAAATTTTTAAATAGGTCAAACTTACAAATTGAAAAACCTATTTTATTTTCAGATAAATTTGAAAATGGACTTATTCTAAATCTTGAAAAAGATATTAAAATTAAAGAATTTACAAATCAAAGTTTGGATTTTAGTGATAGCAAATCTTATATAACAGATGACTATAATAATCAAGATATAAATATAAATAGTGGAGAAATAAAATTTAAGATTAAAACTAATGATTTTAAGGATTTAGTCTTATGAAGAGAAAATAATAGTTGTGATTTTATTTGTGTTGAGCATTGAAATGGTTTACCAGATAGAGTAAAAAGAATTTCAAATGAATTAAAAGATAAACCTGAAATTTTGACTTTGAAAACTGATGAACAAAAAGAGTTTTTATTAAATATTGAATTTTAA
- a CDS encoding segregation and condensation protein A, whose amino-acid sequence MNKWNEIQLNNFNGPLDLLLHLIKEKEMNIMDINLLELSSQYITYIKEYELLDIEIASEYLVMAAYLIELKSKLLIPKEEVEVDSNYEEQERDDLIRRLMEYHKIKEVTNFFKLKQEDFLKTFSKTKSIIKVAKIDDDELPLAQNNIDIEKFSNIFLRAIEKNKFQRMEVNTINRVDISPEEVAEEIKSFLKNNNINEIDLAKLIELKEFSIRMMVATFLAVLDLAAKKVITLSQNGDEVIVKYLS is encoded by the coding sequence ATGAATAAATGAAATGAAATACAACTAAATAATTTTAATGGACCACTAGATTTATTACTTCATTTAATAAAAGAAAAAGAAATGAATATTATGGATATTAATTTATTAGAACTTTCTTCACAATATATAACATATATTAAAGAGTATGAATTATTAGATATTGAAATAGCAAGTGAGTATTTAGTTATGGCAGCTTATCTTATTGAATTAAAATCAAAGTTATTAATTCCAAAAGAAGAAGTAGAAGTTGATTCAAACTATGAAGAACAAGAAAGAGATGACTTGATACGTAGATTAATGGAATATCATAAAATTAAGGAAGTAACAAATTTCTTTAAACTTAAACAAGAGGATTTTTTAAAAACTTTTAGTAAAACAAAAAGTATAATAAAAGTAGCTAAAATTGATGATGATGAATTACCTTTAGCTCAAAATAATATTGATATTGAAAAATTCTCAAATATTTTTCTAAGAGCAATTGAAAAAAATAAATTCCAGAGAATGGAAGTTAATACAATTAATAGAGTTGATATTTCTCCTGAAGAAGTTGCAGAAGAAATAAAGTCATTTTTAAAAAATAATAATATTAATGAAATTGATTTGGCTAAACTAATTGAATTAAAAGAATTTTCAATTAGAATGATGGTAGCAACTTTCTTGGCGGTGCTAGACTTAGCTGCCAAGAAAGTTATAACGCTTTCTCAAAATGGAGATGAAGTTATTGTAAAATATTTAAGTTAA
- a CDS encoding YebC/PmpR family DNA-binding transcriptional regulator: MGRAHEVRKASMEKTAAMKSAIYGRASKEIYMAAKGGSKDPDSNLALRSAIDKAKSKQVPADVIQRAIKKAEGGDADNYTSNRYEGYGPGNSMIIVESLTNNVNRAIAEIRDAFNKNGGKIANSGAVSHSFQAVSIFAFDQKNVEETLELLMETDCEVNDVVEEENMTVIYAPFNSFNQVKKTLDSAGINNYNIAETTMLADEMINLTDSEVKAGFEKLIDRLNQLEDVQEIYHNVEN, from the coding sequence ATGGGAAGAGCACATGAAGTTAGAAAAGCAAGTATGGAAAAAACTGCTGCTATGAAATCAGCAATCTATGGTAGAGCTTCAAAAGAAATATATATGGCAGCAAAAGGTGGTAGCAAAGATCCTGATTCAAATTTGGCTCTTAGAAGTGCTATTGATAAAGCAAAATCTAAGCAAGTTCCAGCAGATGTAATTCAAAGAGCAATTAAAAAAGCTGAAGGTGGAGATGCTGATAATTATACTTCAAATAGATATGAAGGTTATGGACCAGGAAATTCAATGATAATTGTTGAATCACTTACAAATAATGTTAATAGAGCTATAGCTGAAATAAGAGATGCATTCAATAAAAACGGTGGAAAAATTGCAAATAGTGGAGCAGTATCTCACTCATTTCAAGCAGTAAGTATTTTTGCATTTGATCAAAAAAATGTTGAAGAAACTTTAGAATTATTAATGGAAACAGATTGTGAAGTAAATGATGTTGTTGAAGAAGAAAATATGACAGTAATTTATGCTCCATTCAACTCTTTTAATCAAGTAAAAAAAACATTAGATTCAGCAGGTATTAATAATTACAATATAGCAGAAACAACTATGTTAGCAGATGAAATGATTAATTTAACAGATAGTGAAGTGAAAGCTGGATTTGAAAAACTTATTGATAGATTAAATCAATTAGAAGATGTACAAGAAATTTATCATAATGTTGAAAATTAA
- a CDS encoding deoxynucleoside kinase gives MRIAIFGTVGAGKSTISEEISKRLGYEIFPEPIDNNPYFDDYYKDMQANVFKMQIYMLTARSQQLIEARSLENVIFDRTILEDPIFVAVNHELKTMNDVDYKTYTDFYEHVVIPNLAHRATFDLVIYLKVSTDKAIQRIKERGRSQELNTPRQYWETLNKKYDDFFERRKHMFEFLVVDAETDDLNIKMNFIMEKIYEKNPKLIK, from the coding sequence ATGAGAATAGCTATTTTTGGAACAGTTGGTGCGGGCAAATCAACTATTAGTGAAGAAATTTCAAAAAGACTAGGTTATGAAATATTTCCAGAACCAATTGATAATAATCCATACTTTGATGATTATTACAAGGATATGCAAGCAAATGTATTTAAAATGCAAATATATATGCTTACTGCAAGAAGTCAACAATTAATTGAAGCAAGATCTTTAGAAAATGTTATTTTTGATAGAACTATTTTAGAAGATCCAATTTTTGTTGCAGTTAATCATGAATTAAAAACAATGAATGATGTTGATTATAAAACATATACTGATTTTTACGAACATGTAGTTATTCCAAATTTAGCTCATAGAGCGACATTTGATTTAGTAATTTATTTAAAAGTTTCAACTGATAAAGCAATTCAAAGAATTAAAGAAAGAGGAAGAAGTCAAGAGTTGAATACTCCAAGACAATATTGAGAAACTTTAAATAAGAAATATGATGATTTTTTTGAAAGAAGAAAACATATGTTTGAGTTTTTAGTAGTTGATGCAGAAACAGATGATTTAAATATAAAAATGAATTTTATTATGGAAAAAATATATGAAAAAAATCCTAAATTGATAAAATAA
- the pyrH gene encoding UMP kinase — protein sequence MALKFKRVLLKISGEALKGNGDIYDKEKLDAVAKQVIELTNQGLQIGIVIGGGNIWRGKLADTLELFRIEADYMGMLATIMNALAFEATLRKLGFDKVKVYSSLEIKTVTSSYNYRNAREKLDEGYVTIFAGGTGYSYFTTDTGASIRAIEIKADALLMAKNGTKGVYDSDPNTNSKAKFLKKLTHNDLVAGNLQVMDSTAAALSRDGKLEIVVFDMNGADNIIKIAHGELESTVIK from the coding sequence ATGGCATTAAAATTTAAAAGAGTTTTATTGAAAATATCTGGTGAAGCTTTAAAAGGTAATGGAGACATTTATGATAAAGAGAAACTAGATGCAGTTGCAAAACAAGTGATTGAACTAACGAATCAAGGGTTGCAAATTGGAATCGTAATTGGTGGGGGAAATATTTGAAGAGGTAAATTAGCAGATACTCTTGAATTATTTAGAATTGAAGCAGATTATATGGGAATGTTAGCAACAATTATGAATGCATTAGCATTTGAAGCAACATTAAGAAAATTAGGTTTTGATAAAGTTAAAGTTTATTCATCATTAGAAATCAAAACAGTAACAAGTTCATATAACTATAGAAATGCAAGAGAAAAACTTGATGAAGGTTATGTAACAATTTTTGCTGGAGGAACTGGTTATAGTTACTTTACAACTGATACTGGAGCAAGTATCAGAGCAATTGAAATTAAAGCAGATGCTTTATTGATGGCTAAAAATGGAACTAAAGGAGTTTATGATTCAGATCCAAATACTAATTCCAAAGCAAAATTTTTAAAAAAATTAACACATAATGATTTAGTTGCAGGTAACTTACAAGTTATGGATTCAACTGCTGCAGCATTATCAAGAGATGGTAAATTAGAAATTGTTGTCTTTGATATGAATGGTGCAGATAATATTATAAAGATTGCACACGGTGAATTAGAAAGCACTGTAATTAAATAA
- the scpB gene encoding SMC-Scp complex subunit ScpB, giving the protein MDNNKKIAIVEGLLFLSGDEGTTIEELQFILNEGNIGEIEKIIDKLIDRYSKDKACGLNIQKFAKNKFRLITKKENAEYYTKLANVKTESKLSTASIETLSIVAYKGPISRANVEDIRGVNCETIFYKLKLRNLIEEAGKSQDVGKPMLYKVTDDFLKYFNLNSLDELPKLKEAIEEEKDIFNRGS; this is encoded by the coding sequence ATGGATAACAATAAAAAGATAGCAATTGTTGAAGGTTTATTATTTTTAAGTGGTGATGAAGGAACAACAATTGAAGAATTACAATTTATTTTAAATGAAGGTAATATTGGTGAAATTGAAAAAATTATTGATAAATTAATTGATAGATATAGTAAAGATAAAGCTTGTGGACTAAACATTCAAAAATTTGCAAAAAATAAGTTTAGATTAATTACTAAAAAAGAAAACGCAGAATATTATACAAAACTTGCAAATGTAAAAACTGAATCAAAGCTTTCAACAGCAAGTATTGAAACTCTTTCAATAGTTGCTTATAAGGGACCAATATCAAGAGCTAATGTTGAAGACATTAGAGGAGTAAATTGTGAGACAATCTTTTATAAATTAAAATTAAGAAATTTAATTGAAGAAGCTGGAAAATCCCAAGATGTAGGTAAACCAATGTTATATAAAGTCACAGATGATTTTTTAAAATATTTTAATTTAAACAGCTTAGATGAGTTACCAAAACTAAAAGAAGCAATAGAAGAAGAAAAAGACATTTTTAATAGAGGTTCATAA
- a CDS encoding M13 family metallopeptidase, which yields MSIKIRPQDNFFDYMNKEWIDNTELPSGYPSWGSFEMLHKKSMDDIKELILEFKSKESKLKSDQEKITNIFKNYLNVKKRNEQGIEPIMAIIKLIDSLSSKKEFTKFLIQGFKDFNISYFHSKTIDSDFKDSNKRALMIGSMGLGMSDRDFYDENHPRHNDIKAAYKTYLEDMSRATKLSFKTKNIFDLVYNFEKEISQSMLKQEELRSPENIYNVVKITDLDKYCPFINWNDYLTQTGYAKAEIIILTEPKFLKKLNEILNNFELEDLKDLLKIKTLVAFSSILSLDLYQINFNYSSIFSGVKEMKPEIDRAVEFTNSKLGELLGKEYVKKYFSQESKEDVLGIVKDLIKVYSKRINNLEWMSQTTKQKAIEKLNSFTIKIGFPDKFDDYSKIEIRSYEQGGNLYENIRNLSKHFIQKELTEINLPVDKTKWYMNPQTVNAYYNPTSNEICFPAGILQKPFYDIKEPRAKNLGGIGAVIGHEVSHGFDDEGSKFDKNGNFENWWTDEDYKQYNLRTEKLVEQYNNYEINGTKVNGKLTLGENIGDLSGVAAALDICKEQCKKDIKLFFENYATVWMRKSTDELKNTRLLIDPHSPEEFRCNGVLINIDEFHEAYETKPGDKMYLEKSKRIKIW from the coding sequence ATGTCAATAAAAATAAGACCTCAAGATAATTTCTTTGATTATATGAATAAAGAATGAATTGATAATACAGAATTGCCAAGTGGATATCCATCATGAGGTAGTTTTGAAATGTTACATAAAAAATCAATGGATGATATCAAAGAATTAATTTTAGAGTTTAAATCAAAAGAGTCTAAATTAAAAAGTGATCAAGAAAAAATTACTAATATTTTTAAAAATTATTTAAATGTTAAAAAAAGAAATGAACAAGGTATCGAACCAATAATGGCAATTATAAAATTAATTGATTCTTTATCTTCAAAAAAAGAATTTACTAAATTTTTAATACAAGGTTTTAAAGATTTTAATATTTCTTATTTTCACTCAAAGACAATTGACTCTGATTTTAAAGATAGTAATAAAAGAGCTTTAATGATTGGTTCAATGGGTTTAGGAATGTCAGATAGAGATTTCTATGATGAAAATCACCCTAGACACAATGATATTAAAGCTGCATATAAAACATATTTGGAAGATATGTCAAGAGCAACAAAGTTAAGTTTTAAAACAAAAAATATTTTTGATTTGGTTTATAACTTTGAAAAAGAAATATCTCAAAGTATGTTAAAACAAGAGGAATTAAGAAGTCCAGAAAATATTTATAATGTTGTTAAAATAACTGACTTAGATAAGTATTGTCCATTTATTAATTGAAATGATTATCTAACTCAAACAGGTTATGCAAAAGCTGAAATAATAATATTAACAGAGCCAAAATTTTTAAAAAAATTAAATGAAATTTTAAATAATTTTGAATTAGAAGATTTAAAAGATTTATTGAAAATAAAAACTCTTGTTGCTTTTTCATCAATATTAAGTTTAGATCTATATCAAATAAATTTTAACTACTCAAGTATTTTTAGTGGAGTTAAAGAAATGAAACCAGAAATTGATAGAGCTGTTGAATTTACCAATTCTAAACTTGGAGAATTGTTGGGAAAAGAATACGTTAAAAAATACTTTTCACAAGAATCAAAAGAAGATGTTTTAGGAATTGTTAAAGACTTAATTAAAGTTTATTCAAAAAGAATTAATAATTTAGAGTGAATGAGTCAAACTACAAAACAAAAAGCAATTGAAAAATTAAACTCATTTACAATAAAAATTGGTTTTCCAGATAAATTTGATGACTATTCAAAAATTGAAATTAGGAGTTATGAACAAGGTGGCAATTTATATGAAAATATTAGAAACCTATCAAAACACTTTATTCAAAAAGAATTAACTGAAATAAATCTTCCAGTTGACAAAACAAAATGATATATGAATCCACAAACTGTTAATGCTTATTATAACCCTACTTCAAATGAAATTTGTTTTCCAGCTGGAATATTGCAAAAACCATTTTACGATATAAAAGAACCAAGAGCTAAAAATCTAGGTGGTATTGGTGCTGTAATTGGCCATGAAGTAAGTCATGGATTTGATGATGAAGGAAGTAAGTTTGATAAAAATGGGAATTTTGAAAACTGATGAACTGATGAAGATTATAAACAATATAACTTGAGAACTGAGAAATTAGTTGAACAGTACAATAACTATGAAATTAATGGAACTAAAGTAAATGGAAAATTAACTCTGGGTGAAAATATTGGTGATTTAAGTGGAGTTGCTGCGGCTTTAGATATTTGTAAAGAACAATGTAAAAAAGATATCAAATTATTTTTTGAAAATTACGCTACAGTTTGAATGAGAAAATCTACTGATGAATTAAAAAATACTCGTTTATTAATAGATCCTCATTCACCTGAAGAATTTAGATGCAATGGTGTTTTAATAAATATTGATGAATTCCATGAAGCTTATGAAACAAAACCAGGAGATAAAATGTATCTTGAAAAGTCAAAGAGAATTAAAATTTGATAA
- a CDS encoding inorganic diphosphatase translates to MEKNVIKMIVEIPKGSSNKYEYDINTNEISLDRVLYGANFYPGEYGFVPETLDWDGDPLDVISLVTYPTLPGVGVNVRILGSIKMIDAGEIDTKLFGVFADDRRFDSYKKLEDVPQHLKDEIENFFLQYKALQKKEVKINGWGSAKEAMHELSECKERYKQYKDRYSKPGGKEEIMAEWKEKGLGQG, encoded by the coding sequence ATGGAAAAAAATGTAATTAAAATGATTGTTGAAATACCAAAAGGTAGTTCAAATAAATATGAATATGATATTAATACTAATGAAATTAGTTTAGATAGAGTTTTATATGGGGCTAATTTTTACCCAGGAGAATATGGCTTTGTTCCTGAAACTCTTGATTGAGATGGAGATCCACTAGATGTTATAAGTCTTGTAACCTATCCTACACTTCCTGGTGTTGGAGTAAATGTTAGAATTTTGGGTTCAATTAAAATGATTGATGCTGGTGAAATTGATACTAAACTATTTGGTGTATTTGCAGATGATAGAAGATTTGATTCATATAAAAAATTAGAAGATGTTCCTCAGCATTTAAAAGACGAGATTGAAAATTTCTTTTTACAATATAAAGCATTACAAAAAAAAGAAGTTAAAATTAATGGTTGGGGTTCAGCAAAAGAAGCAATGCACGAACTAAGTGAATGTAAAGAAAGATATAAACAATATAAAGATAGATATTCTAAACCTGGTGGTAAAGAAGAAATTATGGCTGAATGAAAAGAAAAAGGATTAGGTCAGGGTTAA
- a CDS encoding fructose-bisphosphatase class II family protein, which produces MNRDIILLRTVEVAAIASYKYIGKKNKNLVDQAAVEAFQVMLKNEKGFKLKVVNGEGELDEAPMLFVGQILGDLEDPSVLTYDVSVDPVEGTHPAAYNYAGSISTIAFSRENTMLQLPEMYMEKLFVSTEFKECINLSKGIVFSIEAMQFHAKRKDLKCIILDKPRHQEIIRKMNDMGIIVRLIQDGDVLAAIDVVNGEADFVYGIGGAPEGSLMAALSISSDCKMQSRLVRYEEVWPNELETIERQNKERAWLEKYNLDFDSILHDLDLIDDHKVRFFAAGLTAGGSLKPVDYKNGKFYVNAFMSSHGIVRNFNSVYDVKKVNSLKPEIKFLFDKYKR; this is translated from the coding sequence ATGAATCGCGATATTATTTTATTAAGAACTGTTGAAGTAGCTGCAATTGCTTCATATAAATATATTGGTAAAAAAAATAAGAACTTAGTTGACCAAGCTGCAGTTGAAGCTTTTCAAGTAATGTTAAAAAACGAAAAGGGTTTTAAATTGAAAGTTGTAAATGGAGAAGGTGAGCTAGATGAGGCCCCAATGCTTTTTGTAGGGCAAATATTGGGAGATTTAGAAGACCCTAGTGTCTTAACATATGATGTTAGTGTTGACCCTGTTGAGGGAACTCATCCAGCAGCTTATAATTATGCAGGGAGCATTTCTACCATTGCTTTTTCTAGAGAAAATACAATGTTACAGCTCCCTGAAATGTATATGGAAAAACTATTTGTTAGTACCGAATTTAAGGAATGTATTAATTTATCAAAGGGAATTGTATTTTCAATTGAAGCAATGCAATTTCATGCCAAAAGAAAGGATTTAAAATGTATTATTTTGGATAAACCCCGTCATCAAGAAATTATAAGAAAAATGAATGATATGGGAATAATTGTAAGACTTATTCAAGATGGTGATGTTTTAGCAGCGATAGATGTTGTTAATGGAGAAGCTGATTTTGTTTATGGAATTGGAGGCGCTCCTGAAGGTTCATTAATGGCCGCATTATCTATTTCTTCTGATTGTAAAATGCAATCACGACTTGTAAGATATGAAGAAGTTTGACCAAATGAACTTGAAACCATAGAAAGACAAAATAAGGAGAGAGCTTGATTAGAAAAATATAATCTTGATTTTGATTCAATACTGCATGATTTGGACTTAATTGATGATCATAAAGTTAGATTTTTTGCAGCAGGCTTAACTGCTGGGGGAAGTTTAAAACCAGTAGATTACAAAAATGGAAAATTTTATGTAAATGCTTTTATGTCTTCTCATGGAATAGTTAGAAATTTCAATTCAGTGTATGATGTAAAAAAAGTAAATTCTTTAAAACCTGAGATTAAATTTTTATTTGACAAATACAAAAGATAG